A part of Amycolatopsis lurida genomic DNA contains:
- a CDS encoding GntR family transcriptional regulator, producing MKPWAPGEIVVDPNGPEPLYSQVARQIGAAIEDGRLPNGARLDNELDLAARLHLSRPTIRQAIQSLVNQGLLVRKRGVGTQVVRTKVARPLRLSSLFDDLSELGDKPESVVLVNRVEPAGDDAIEYLETPGLTHVRRLKRVRSTGGEPLAIMNNYLPDGLIAPADDELRDKGLYQLLRSAGVRLHAAQQNVGARQATEEDAELLDEKPGAALLTMHRTTYDDSGKVVEYGWHVYRASRYSFNLSLTNNV from the coding sequence ATGAAACCCTGGGCGCCCGGCGAGATCGTGGTCGATCCGAACGGTCCGGAGCCGCTGTACTCCCAGGTCGCCCGGCAGATCGGCGCCGCCATCGAGGACGGCAGGCTGCCGAACGGCGCCCGGCTGGACAACGAGCTCGATCTGGCCGCCCGGCTGCACCTGTCGCGGCCGACCATCCGCCAGGCGATCCAGTCACTGGTCAACCAGGGGCTTCTCGTCCGCAAGCGCGGTGTCGGCACGCAGGTCGTGCGCACCAAGGTCGCGCGGCCGCTGCGGTTGAGCAGCCTCTTCGACGACCTCAGCGAACTCGGCGACAAGCCGGAGTCCGTCGTCCTCGTCAACCGGGTCGAACCCGCGGGCGACGACGCGATCGAGTACCTCGAGACCCCGGGCCTGACCCACGTCCGGCGGCTGAAGCGGGTGCGGTCGACGGGCGGCGAGCCGCTGGCGATCATGAACAACTACCTGCCCGATGGCCTCATTGCCCCGGCCGACGACGAACTGCGGGACAAGGGCCTCTATCAGCTACTGCGCTCGGCCGGTGTCCGTCTGCACGCCGCCCAGCAGAACGTCGGGGCCCGGCAGGCGACCGAAGAGGACGCCGAACTGCTCGACGAGAAGCCGGGCGCGGCTCTGCTCACCATGCACCGCACCACCTACGACGACTCCGGAAAGGTCGTGGAATACGGGTGGCACGTCTACCGCGCGTCGCGCTACTCGTTCAACCTCTCACTGACCAACAACGTTTGA